A stretch of Betaproteobacteria bacterium DNA encodes these proteins:
- the ribD gene encoding bifunctional diaminohydroxyphosphoribosylaminopyrimidine deaminase/5-amino-6-(5-phosphoribosylamino)uracil reductase RibD produces the protein MARALQLAERGLYTTTPNPRVGCVLVRDGVVVGEGWHERAGEAHAEINALRVAGVRAKGATAFVSLEPCSHHGRTPPCVDALIAAGVKHVIAAMQDPNPLVGGQGLAKLRAAGIETQCGLMAAEAAELNQGFVSRMTRGRPFLRMKVAASLDGRTALKNGMSQWITGPEARKDGHHFRARSCAIMAGIGTLKDDDPRLTVRAVPTTRQPTRIVVDSNLQVPLTAKIFDGGPVLIATAVSNSEKTRALQEKGAEVLKVPNAEGKVDLPGLMRELAKREMNEILAESGNRLHGALLKAGLVDELLVYLAPHLLGDFGRGMFALGELTALYQRIGLDIFDVQRVGNDWRFMGRVLPLLVSET, from the coding sequence ATGGCGCGCGCTCTGCAACTGGCGGAGCGCGGCCTCTACACCACTACGCCGAATCCCCGCGTGGGTTGCGTGCTGGTGCGAGACGGCGTGGTGGTGGGCGAGGGCTGGCATGAGCGTGCGGGCGAAGCGCACGCGGAGATTAATGCATTACGGGTGGCGGGCGTGCGGGCCAAGGGCGCGACGGCGTTTGTGAGCCTGGAACCGTGCAGCCATCATGGCCGCACCCCGCCATGCGTGGATGCGCTAATCGCGGCCGGCGTGAAGCATGTTATCGCTGCCATGCAAGATCCAAATCCCTTGGTGGGCGGACAGGGCTTGGCGAAGCTACGCGCGGCGGGCATCGAAACGCAATGCGGGCTCATGGCGGCCGAGGCCGCCGAACTCAACCAAGGCTTCGTGTCTCGCATGACGCGCGGCCGGCCCTTTCTGCGCATGAAGGTCGCTGCGAGCCTCGATGGCCGAACGGCTCTCAAAAACGGCATGAGCCAATGGATCACGGGACCGGAGGCGCGCAAGGACGGCCACCACTTTCGCGCGCGCTCTTGCGCCATCATGGCTGGCATCGGTACGTTGAAAGACGACGATCCAAGGCTTACCGTTCGCGCTGTTCCCACCACACGCCAGCCCACGAGAATCGTGGTGGACAGCAACCTGCAAGTGCCGCTCACCGCGAAGATCTTCGATGGGGGCCCGGTTCTCATCGCGACTGCGGTGAGCAATTCGGAGAAAACTCGGGCTCTGCAAGAAAAGGGCGCCGAGGTCTTAAAGGTTCCCAACGCCGAGGGAAAGGTCGATCTTCCCGGTTTGATGCGCGAACTGGCCAAACGGGAAATGAACGAGATTCTGGCCGAATCGGGCAACCGGCTCCACGGGGCCTTGCTCAAGGCAGGGTTAGTGGATGAGCTACTGGTCTATCTCGCGCCTCACTTGCTGGGAGATTTCGGCCGGGGGATGTTCGCCTTGGGTGAGCTGACGGCCCTCTATCAACGAATCGGTCTCGATATTTTCGATGTGCAGCGGGTCGGGAACGATTGGCGATTCATGGGACGGGTATTACCGCTGCTCGTATCGGAAACCTAG
- a CDS encoding riboflavin synthase, with the protein MFTGIIEAQGTITQSTPLEKGQRLHIASAGLDLADVKIGDSIAVNGCCLTVVNFGGGGFEVDVSRETLDCTAGLALGSDVNLEKALRLSDRLGGHLVTGHVDGAGEVTRFERLGESWLLEVRAPKDLAKYIARKGSITVNGVSLTVNHVDEDHFDVNLIPHTVEVTNLKELKVGVLVNLEIDLIARYVERLAATD; encoded by the coding sequence ATGTTCACCGGAATCATAGAAGCCCAAGGCACGATCACTCAATCCACACCTTTGGAAAAAGGACAGCGCCTGCATATCGCCAGCGCCGGTCTCGATCTCGCGGACGTAAAGATCGGCGACAGCATCGCGGTCAATGGCTGTTGTCTGACCGTGGTGAACTTCGGTGGGGGCGGCTTTGAAGTGGATGTCTCCAGGGAAACTCTAGACTGCACCGCGGGACTCGCGCTGGGTAGCGACGTGAATCTGGAAAAAGCATTGAGACTCTCAGACCGTCTGGGTGGTCATCTGGTCACGGGGCACGTGGATGGTGCCGGAGAAGTCACTCGCTTCGAACGGCTAGGTGAAAGCTGGTTGCTGGAAGTGCGCGCACCGAAAGATCTCGCCAAATACATCGCGCGCAAGGGATCCATCACCGTGAATGGCGTGAGTTTGACGGTCAACCATGTGGATGAGGATCACTTCGATGTGAACCTGATTCCACACACGGTGGAGGTTACCAACCTAAAAGAACTCAAGGTAGGTGTGTTGGTGAATCTTGAGATTGACCTTATTGCCCGCTACGTGGAGCGGCTGGCCGCGACTGACTAG